Within Oncorhynchus keta strain PuntledgeMale-10-30-2019 chromosome 30, Oket_V2, whole genome shotgun sequence, the genomic segment TACCACGAAGTGCTATAATTTTGAGCCTATATCATAAAAACGACTTCTGTGGCTGAGAGCTCTTTTGGAGAGGGAACATGGCTTCAAATGGAATGGAAAGTATGCAGTTAGCGGAGGACCAGATAAAAATTCTGGAGGAGAATTTCAACAGAGTCAGCAAGCATCCCGACGAGTCCACGCTCATGTTGATCGCAGCTGAAAGCGGACTAACCGAGGAAGAGACAGCGGTGAGTGTTCAATTATGTTCTCGATGTTGTTTCAACAATGAAAATGTTACGCTCTATGGAGAGATTCGTTTTGTATGATGAAAACAATGTTGCGAGGAAATAAACTGCTGAGGATGGGGTGAATTGGCTAGAAACGGCCTAAAATTATCCACACGCATTTATTGTCAAAACTCAAATTAGGTTCATGTGTAATGTGTCTGTCTTTTCAACGTGTAATATAATGTCAACAATCAAACGAATACCTTGTTTATCTTGAAAATGAGCATAATTTAGAGAGTTACACATCTTTGGGAACCTATAGGCTATTGGCTACAATGTTGTTGTACATATAACTTAGTATTGATACATATCTGCACTGGCGCAGGCTACCCCAGTGTACTTTTTTTTCTCACGCACCATTGAACAAATACTATGTAGAAATGTCCAAAGAGAGGCAATTGGTATTTCACTGAATAGGCGTAATGGCGCGCAGATGAGATAATGGCGTTGTTTTGATGAGATATTATCGACCTCTATTAGGCTACGCAAATGTGTAGCCTAACTGTATTTTGTGTTCAGTGGCAACGATGTCAAAAGAGAATAGCGTGATTCTGACAGTGCTGACAGCGCGCGCGTCCAGTGACGGCTCTTTGGTTCGCATGCCATGTCACTGTCCCCAAAATAACGCGAGGACAGTTTTAAAGAGATCATTTATTCATTCCAGAAATTCCAAACATTCTAATAATACATCTGCACAACAGTGGTCCTTACATAACAACGTTGCCAGTTGTCAGTTTTGGATACAGTCACAACATACATTGAAATGAGTCAACGTTTGTTGTTGGACATGACTCTTGACTATGCAATAACCAAGCCATTGAGTAACCATATAGTATGACATAAACATATGCAAAGTTTCGGGGTAGGGCCTATCCTTTGCTTGAAGGCTGGGTCAGTGATACTCCAAGGTGTTgagaacatggtgaagttatgcAGACACCTCTATCTGATAGCATTCCACTTATGCAGAGGCTAGTTCTTCTAATTCCGTATTTAGGATGCTTGTTGTAATGCACTCTGTTTGTTTCTCCGTCGACTATGCTAAAAGGACAATTAATGTTCAGTTTCGGGGTTCACGATCAGTTTTAGGCTTCACGTACAttcatttgctgttgttttggagGAAGACGTGAGCTGGGATCATTTTTATACGCACGTTTCAGATACAgtggtgtgtgtgacagagaagaACGTAACCAAACCATTGCCTTGAGCAGATTTTGTCCGGCACATTATTTGCATGATCAAATGGAGGATCATCAACAACTACATGTACAGATGATCTCTCCTCTGCAAACCGGTTTGGCCTGCTCACTCCGCTGGTGACTGAGTATTTCCATTGTATTTCCATTGAGTGCACTAAGTTGGAAGAAGCCCAGCCAACTTGACTAGGCAAATGCGGTTCTGGGTGAGGTTGAGTACTTGGCCCTCTGACATCATTGACAGCGGATGTTTCGAACCACCTACTGTTGTCTCATTCAGTTTGAACAAAGCACTGGGATGTTTGATAAGTCTTACAGTACACCTAAGGGAAAGGGCACACCCTGTTACCACTCCCTCTCGTGCATAAAGAGCATTTGCAACATGTTTCTACCTCTTTACAAGGTGTTTCATACAGTACCTCATTATTAGACCGTATGTGCTTTCTTAAGCACACTGAGGCAATGGGGTCATGTGGAGTTTCTTGCAGTGATTTCTCTGTGTAATCCATCTGGGAGAACAAAAATGAAGCACAATTTAGCTATACAGTGTCAATTAATACTTCTAGCTATATGTGAATAAACACCCATGACAGGTTTGATATAGGTTATTCTGACCACTTTAGGGCATGGACATTTCAAATGAGAATCATATGTAGGTTTTCATTTGGATACCAATTATTCTCAACTGGGGTATtgctaaaaaacatttttttttatattggCCCACAATAACAATTTTCACCATCCACGATTTTGCTTAATGATTTGACCATCCGTGAAATTCTGTCATCGTTTGGAATTCCAAGTTGTCAAGAGAATCCACAGCATTGATGGCATCATTCAGATAGAGTGGGGAAATCACAGTTGAGAACGCATTTCACAGTCGACGGCACAGCCAAACCCTGTTTCCAGACACAACTAATTGTCCACAACGTTGTCTGCGTGTGGTTGACTTCTCCCCCAATTGCCTAGCTGGAAAAATACTGCTACAGAAATTCCCTCCTAAAAATCAGTTTATTTGTTTCAGTTGAACATTTAGATGTAAGCAGCCCTGGGTGTTGCTTTAGGAACCTCATCGCCCTGCATAAAGAAAAACACCTAGGGGAAGAATGTAATTTCTTAGGATTATTCATGTCACAATGACTTAATTGAGTTTGTAACCCGCCATGACCTCACCCAGGTCAGTTCAGGTTTTAAACAAATTGACCAATAATAAATGGTATTTGGAACTAATCCCCGGTTGAACAATAGTAACAGTGCCGTGGTGTGCCGTCATCTGTCTCTGACACCCCCCTTGGGCTCTTTTTGTTTGTTTCAGAAATGGTTTAGGCTACGCAACGCACAGTGGAGACAGGCCGAGGGCCTTCCAGCTCAACTGGGATCAGTGAAAGACTGAGATTGGAATGGCGGAGGAAACCTCCCCCTCATCCCGTTGCTCCTCCGACCCACCCACCACGCCCTTACTGACCAATCCCCACTTCCttcaatcactctctctctctcttttgtatcTAAGCTATTTTCATTTACTGAATGTAAAGTGAGTCATTGTTTTTTTGCCAATATAACCGCCATGTTtacatataataataaataaacatatattatattatattatacattatGGTAGCCTGCTTTCATACTTCATGTCATCTGTATAAGGGGGCTGCTGAATGCAATGAGGAAGTAGGGTACAATGACGGGAAGAGTT encodes:
- the LOC118363546 gene encoding homeodomain-only protein-like, yielding MASNGMESMQLAEDQIKILEENFNRVSKHPDESTLMLIAAESGLTEEETAKWFRLRNAQWRQAEGLPAQLGSVKD